In Eubalaena glacialis isolate mEubGla1 chromosome 3, mEubGla1.1.hap2.+ XY, whole genome shotgun sequence, the following are encoded in one genomic region:
- the PYGO2 gene encoding pygopus homolog 2 encodes MAASAPPPPDKLEGGGGPAPPPAPPSTGRKQGKAGLQMKSPEKKRRKSNTQGPAYSHLTEFAPPPTPMVDHLVASNPFEDDFGAPKVGGAAPPFLGSPVPFGGFRVQGGMAGQVPPGYGAGGGGGPQPLRRQPPPFPPNPMGPAFNMPPQGPGYPPPGNMNFASQPFNQPLGQNFSPPGGQMMPGPVGGFGPMISPTMGQPPRGELGPPSLPQRFAQPGAPFGPSPLQRPGQGLPSLPPNTSPFPGPDPGFPGPGGEDGGKPLNPPAPTAFPQEPHSGSPAAAVNGNQPSFPPNSSGRGGGTPDANSLAPPGKTSAGSGPQPPPGLVYPCGACRSEVNDDQDAILCEASCQKWFHRECTGMTESAYGLLTTEASAVWACDLCLKTKEIQSVYIREGMGQLVAANDG; translated from the exons ATGGCCGCCTCGGCGCCGCCCCCACCGGACAAGCTGGAGGGAGGTGGCGGCCCCGCACCGCCCCCTGCGCCACCCAGCACCGGGAGGAAGCAGGGCAAGGCCG GTCTGCAAATGAAGAGCCCAGAAAAGAAGCGAAGAAAGTCAAATACTCAG GGCCCTGCATACTCACATCTGACGGAGTTTGCGCCACCCCCGACTCCCATGGTGGATCACCTGGTTGCATCCAACCCTTTTGAGGATGACTTCGGAGCCCCTAAGGTGGGGGGCGCAGCCCCTCCATTCCTTGGCAGTCCTGTCCCCTTTGGGGGTTTCCGCGTACAGGGGGGCATGGCAGGCCAGGTACCCCCAGGCTATGgcgctgggggtggaggaggccCCCAGCCTCTTCGTCGACAGcccccccctttccctcccaACCCCATGGGCCCTGCTTTCAACATGCCCCCACAGGGCCCTGGCTACCCTCCCCCAGGCAACATGAACTTTGCCAGCCAACCTTTCAACCAGCCTCTGGGTCAAAACTTTAGCCCGCCTGGTGGGCAGATGATGCCAGGCCCCGTGGGGGGATTTGGCCCCATGATCTCACCCACCATGGGACAGCCTCCCAGAGGGGAGCTGGgccccccttctctcccccaacGCTTTGCCCAGCCAGGGGCACCTTTTGGCCCTTCTCCTCTCCAGAGACCTGGTCAGGGCCTCCCCAGCTTGCCCCCCAACACAAGTCCCTTCCCTGGTCCGGACCCTGGCTTTCCTGGCCCTGGTGGTGAGGATGGGGGGAAGCCCTTAAATCCACCTGCTCCCACTGCTTTTCCCCAGGAGCCCCACTCAGGCTCCCCGGCTGCTGCTGTTAATGGAAATCAGCCCAGTTTTCCCCCAAACAGcagtgggcggggtgggggcacCCCAGATGCCAATAGCCTGGCACCCCCTGGCAAGACAAGTGCGGGCTCAGGGCCCCAGCCTCCCCCAGGCCTGGTGTATCCATGTGGTGCCTGTCGGAGTGAGGTGAACGACGACCAAGATGCCATTCTGTGTGAGGCTTCCTGCCAGAAGTGGTTCCACCGCGAGTGCACTGGCATGACTGAGAGCGCCTATGGGTTGCTGACCACTGAGGCGTCTGCTGTCTGGGCCTGCGATCTCTGCCTCAAGACCAAGGAGATCCAGTCTGTCTACATCCGTGAGGGCATGGGGCAGCTGGTGGCTGCTAACGATGGGTGA
- the SHC1 gene encoding SHC-transforming protein 1 isoform X3, giving the protein MNKLSGGGGRRTRVEGGQLGGEEWTRHGSFVNKPTRGWLHPNDKVMGPGVSYLVRYMGCVEVLQSMRALDFNTRTQVTREAISLVCDAVPGAKGATRRRKPCSRPLSSILGRSNLKFAGMPITLTVSTSSLNLMAADCKQIIANHHMQSISFASGGDPDTAEYVAYVAKDPVNQRACHILECPEGLAQDVISTIGQAFELRFKQYLRNPPKLVTPHDRMAGFDGSAWDEEEEEPPDHQYYNDFPGKEPPLGGVVDMRLREGAPPGAARPTPPSAQTPSHLGATLPVGQPVGGDPEARKQMLPPPPCPAGRELFDDPSYVNVQNLDKARQAGGGAGPPNPAINGSAPRDLFDMKPFEDALRVPPPPQLVAMAEQLRGEPWFHGKLSRREAEALLQLNGDFLVRESTTTPGQYVLTGLQSGQPKHLLLVDPEGVVRTKDHRFESVSHLISYHMDNHLPIISAGSELCLQQPVERKL; this is encoded by the exons ATGAACAAGCTGAGTGGAGGCGGCGGGCGCAGGACTCGGGTGGAAGGGGGCCAGCTGGGGGGCGAGGAGTGGACCCGCCACGGGAGCTTTGTCAATAAGCCCACGCGGGGCTGGCTGCATCCCAACGACAAAGTCATGGGACCCGGGGTTTCCTACTTGGTTCGG TACATGGGCTGTGTGGAGGTCCTGCAGTCAATGCGCGCCCTGGACTTCAACACCCGGACTCAGGTCACCAG GGAGGCCATCAGTCTGGTGTGTGACGCTGTGCCGGGTGCTAAGGGGGCAACAAGGAGGAGAAAG CCCTGTAGCCGTCCACTCAGTTCCATCCTGGGGAGGAGTAACCTGAAATTTGCTGGAATGCCAATCACTCTCACCGTCTCCACCAGCAGCCTCAACCTCATGGCCGCAGACTGCAAACAG ATCATTGCCAACCACCACATGCAATCCATCTCGTTTGCGTCTGGCGGGGACCCG GACACAGCCGAGTATGTCGCCTATGTTGCCAAAGACCCGGTGAATCAGAGAG CCTGCCACATCCTGGAGTGTCCCGAAGGGCTTGCTCAGGACGTCATCAGCACCATTGGCCAGGCCTTCGAGTTGCGTTTCAAACAATACCTCAGGAACCCGCCCAAGCTGGTCACCCCCCATGACAG GATGGCTGGCTTTGATGGCTCAGCTtgggatgaggaggaggaagagccacCTGACCATCAGTACTATAATGACTTCCCTGGGAAGGAACCCCCTCTTGGGGGGGTGGTGGACATGAGGCTTCGGGAAGGAGCCCCCCCGGGGGCTGCTCGACCCACTCCACCCAGTGCCCAGACCCCTAGCCACCTGGGAGCCACGCTG CCAGTGGGGCAGCCTGTTGGAGGAGACCCAGAAGCCCGCAAACAGATGCTGCCCCCGCCACCCTGCCCAG CAGGCCGAGAGCTCTTTGATGATCCCTCCTATGTCAACGTCCAGAACCTAGACAAGGCACGGCAAGCAGGCGGTGGGGCCGGGCCCCCCAATCCTGCCATCAATGGCAGCGCGCCCCGAGACCTCTTTGACATGA AGCCCTTTGAAGATGCCCTGCGGGTGCCTCCACCTCCCCAGTTGGTGGCCATGGCTGAGCAGCTCCGAGGGGAGCCCTGGTTTCACGGGAAGCTGAGCCGGCGGGAGGCCGAGGCACTGCTACAGCTCAACGGGGACTTCCTGGTGCGGGAAAGCACGACCACGCCTGGCCAGTACGTGCTCACTGGCCTGCAGAGTGGGCAGCCCAAGCACCTGCTACTGGTGGACCCTGAGGGTGTG GTTCGGACAAAGGATCACCGCTTTGAGAGTGTCAGTCACCTCATCAGCTACCACATGGACAATCACTTGCCCATCATCTCTGCGGGCAGCGAACTGTGTCTCCAGCAACCTGTGGAGCGGAAACTGTGA
- the SHC1 gene encoding SHC-transforming protein 1 isoform X2 codes for MDLLPPKPKYNPLRNESLSSLEEGASGSTPPEELPSPSASSLGPMLPPLPGDDSPTTLCSFFPRMSNLKLANPAGGRLGPKGEPGRAAEDGEGIVGAAMLDSGPLPLLQDMNKLSGGGGRRTRVEGGQLGGEEWTRHGSFVNKPTRGWLHPNDKVMGPGVSYLVRYMGCVEVLQSMRALDFNTRTQVTREAISLVCDAVPGAKGATRRRKPCSRPLSSILGRSNLKFAGMPITLTVSTSSLNLMAADCKQIIANHHMQSISFASGGDPDTAEYVAYVAKDPVNQRACHILECPEGLAQDVISTIGQAFELRFKQYLRNPPKLVTPHDRMAGFDGSAWDEEEEEPPDHQYYNDFPGKEPPLGGVVDMRLREGAPPGAARPTPPSAQTPSHLGATLPVGQPVGGDPEARKQMLPPPPCPGRELFDDPSYVNVQNLDKARQAGGGAGPPNPAINGSAPRDLFDMKPFEDALRVPPPPQLVAMAEQLRGEPWFHGKLSRREAEALLQLNGDFLVRESTTTPGQYVLTGLQSGQPKHLLLVDPEGVVRTKDHRFESVSHLISYHMDNHLPIISAGSELCLQQPVERKL; via the exons ATGGATCTGCTGCCCCCCAAGCCCAAGTACAACCCACTTCGGAATGAGTCTCTGTCATCGCTGGAGGAGGGAGCTTCAGGGTCCACCCCACCGGAGGAGCTGCCTTCCCCATCAGCCTCGTCTCTGGGGCCCATGCTGCCACCTCTGCCTGGGGACGATAGTCCCACTACCCTGTGCTCCTTCTTCCCCCGGATGAGCAACCTGAAGCTGGCCAACCCGGCTGGGGGGCGCCTGGGGCCGAAGGGGGAGCCAGGAAGGGCAGCCGAGGATGGGGAGGGGATCGTAGGGGCAGCCATGCTGGACTCaggccccctgcccctcctccaggacATGAACAAGCTGAGTGGAGGCGGCGGGCGCAGGACTCGGGTGGAAGGGGGCCAGCTGGGGGGCGAGGAGTGGACCCGCCACGGGAGCTTTGTCAATAAGCCCACGCGGGGCTGGCTGCATCCCAACGACAAAGTCATGGGACCCGGGGTTTCCTACTTGGTTCGG TACATGGGCTGTGTGGAGGTCCTGCAGTCAATGCGCGCCCTGGACTTCAACACCCGGACTCAGGTCACCAG GGAGGCCATCAGTCTGGTGTGTGACGCTGTGCCGGGTGCTAAGGGGGCAACAAGGAGGAGAAAG CCCTGTAGCCGTCCACTCAGTTCCATCCTGGGGAGGAGTAACCTGAAATTTGCTGGAATGCCAATCACTCTCACCGTCTCCACCAGCAGCCTCAACCTCATGGCCGCAGACTGCAAACAG ATCATTGCCAACCACCACATGCAATCCATCTCGTTTGCGTCTGGCGGGGACCCG GACACAGCCGAGTATGTCGCCTATGTTGCCAAAGACCCGGTGAATCAGAGAG CCTGCCACATCCTGGAGTGTCCCGAAGGGCTTGCTCAGGACGTCATCAGCACCATTGGCCAGGCCTTCGAGTTGCGTTTCAAACAATACCTCAGGAACCCGCCCAAGCTGGTCACCCCCCATGACAG GATGGCTGGCTTTGATGGCTCAGCTtgggatgaggaggaggaagagccacCTGACCATCAGTACTATAATGACTTCCCTGGGAAGGAACCCCCTCTTGGGGGGGTGGTGGACATGAGGCTTCGGGAAGGAGCCCCCCCGGGGGCTGCTCGACCCACTCCACCCAGTGCCCAGACCCCTAGCCACCTGGGAGCCACGCTG CCAGTGGGGCAGCCTGTTGGAGGAGACCCAGAAGCCCGCAAACAGATGCTGCCCCCGCCACCCTGCCCAG GCCGAGAGCTCTTTGATGATCCCTCCTATGTCAACGTCCAGAACCTAGACAAGGCACGGCAAGCAGGCGGTGGGGCCGGGCCCCCCAATCCTGCCATCAATGGCAGCGCGCCCCGAGACCTCTTTGACATGA AGCCCTTTGAAGATGCCCTGCGGGTGCCTCCACCTCCCCAGTTGGTGGCCATGGCTGAGCAGCTCCGAGGGGAGCCCTGGTTTCACGGGAAGCTGAGCCGGCGGGAGGCCGAGGCACTGCTACAGCTCAACGGGGACTTCCTGGTGCGGGAAAGCACGACCACGCCTGGCCAGTACGTGCTCACTGGCCTGCAGAGTGGGCAGCCCAAGCACCTGCTACTGGTGGACCCTGAGGGTGTG GTTCGGACAAAGGATCACCGCTTTGAGAGTGTCAGTCACCTCATCAGCTACCACATGGACAATCACTTGCCCATCATCTCTGCGGGCAGCGAACTGTGTCTCCAGCAACCTGTGGAGCGGAAACTGTGA
- the CKS1B gene encoding cyclin-dependent kinases regulatory subunit 1 → MSHKQIYYSDKYDDEEFEYRHVMLPKDIAKLVPKTHLMSESEWRNLGVQQSQGWVHYMIHEPEPHILLFRRPLPKKPKK, encoded by the exons ATGTCGCACAAGCAGATTTACTATTCGGACAAATACGACGACGAGGAGTTCGAGTACCG GCATGTCATGTTGCCCAAGGACATAGCCAAGCTGGTCCCTAAAACCCATTTGATGTCTGAATCTGAATGGAGGAATCTTGGTGTTCAGCAGAGTCAGGGATGGGTCCATTATATGATCCATGAACCAG AACCTCACATCTTGCTGTTCCGGCGGCCACTGCCCAAGAAGCCAAAGAAATGA
- the SHC1 gene encoding SHC-transforming protein 1 isoform X1: MDLLPPKPKYNPLRNESLSSLEEGASGSTPPEELPSPSASSLGPMLPPLPGDDSPTTLCSFFPRMSNLKLANPAGGRLGPKGEPGRAAEDGEGIVGAAMLDSGPLPLLQDMNKLSGGGGRRTRVEGGQLGGEEWTRHGSFVNKPTRGWLHPNDKVMGPGVSYLVRYMGCVEVLQSMRALDFNTRTQVTREAISLVCDAVPGAKGATRRRKPCSRPLSSILGRSNLKFAGMPITLTVSTSSLNLMAADCKQIIANHHMQSISFASGGDPDTAEYVAYVAKDPVNQRACHILECPEGLAQDVISTIGQAFELRFKQYLRNPPKLVTPHDRMAGFDGSAWDEEEEEPPDHQYYNDFPGKEPPLGGVVDMRLREGAPPGAARPTPPSAQTPSHLGATLPVGQPVGGDPEARKQMLPPPPCPAGRELFDDPSYVNVQNLDKARQAGGGAGPPNPAINGSAPRDLFDMKPFEDALRVPPPPQLVAMAEQLRGEPWFHGKLSRREAEALLQLNGDFLVRESTTTPGQYVLTGLQSGQPKHLLLVDPEGVVRTKDHRFESVSHLISYHMDNHLPIISAGSELCLQQPVERKL; encoded by the exons ATGGATCTGCTGCCCCCCAAGCCCAAGTACAACCCACTTCGGAATGAGTCTCTGTCATCGCTGGAGGAGGGAGCTTCAGGGTCCACCCCACCGGAGGAGCTGCCTTCCCCATCAGCCTCGTCTCTGGGGCCCATGCTGCCACCTCTGCCTGGGGACGATAGTCCCACTACCCTGTGCTCCTTCTTCCCCCGGATGAGCAACCTGAAGCTGGCCAACCCGGCTGGGGGGCGCCTGGGGCCGAAGGGGGAGCCAGGAAGGGCAGCCGAGGATGGGGAGGGGATCGTAGGGGCAGCCATGCTGGACTCaggccccctgcccctcctccaggacATGAACAAGCTGAGTGGAGGCGGCGGGCGCAGGACTCGGGTGGAAGGGGGCCAGCTGGGGGGCGAGGAGTGGACCCGCCACGGGAGCTTTGTCAATAAGCCCACGCGGGGCTGGCTGCATCCCAACGACAAAGTCATGGGACCCGGGGTTTCCTACTTGGTTCGG TACATGGGCTGTGTGGAGGTCCTGCAGTCAATGCGCGCCCTGGACTTCAACACCCGGACTCAGGTCACCAG GGAGGCCATCAGTCTGGTGTGTGACGCTGTGCCGGGTGCTAAGGGGGCAACAAGGAGGAGAAAG CCCTGTAGCCGTCCACTCAGTTCCATCCTGGGGAGGAGTAACCTGAAATTTGCTGGAATGCCAATCACTCTCACCGTCTCCACCAGCAGCCTCAACCTCATGGCCGCAGACTGCAAACAG ATCATTGCCAACCACCACATGCAATCCATCTCGTTTGCGTCTGGCGGGGACCCG GACACAGCCGAGTATGTCGCCTATGTTGCCAAAGACCCGGTGAATCAGAGAG CCTGCCACATCCTGGAGTGTCCCGAAGGGCTTGCTCAGGACGTCATCAGCACCATTGGCCAGGCCTTCGAGTTGCGTTTCAAACAATACCTCAGGAACCCGCCCAAGCTGGTCACCCCCCATGACAG GATGGCTGGCTTTGATGGCTCAGCTtgggatgaggaggaggaagagccacCTGACCATCAGTACTATAATGACTTCCCTGGGAAGGAACCCCCTCTTGGGGGGGTGGTGGACATGAGGCTTCGGGAAGGAGCCCCCCCGGGGGCTGCTCGACCCACTCCACCCAGTGCCCAGACCCCTAGCCACCTGGGAGCCACGCTG CCAGTGGGGCAGCCTGTTGGAGGAGACCCAGAAGCCCGCAAACAGATGCTGCCCCCGCCACCCTGCCCAG CAGGCCGAGAGCTCTTTGATGATCCCTCCTATGTCAACGTCCAGAACCTAGACAAGGCACGGCAAGCAGGCGGTGGGGCCGGGCCCCCCAATCCTGCCATCAATGGCAGCGCGCCCCGAGACCTCTTTGACATGA AGCCCTTTGAAGATGCCCTGCGGGTGCCTCCACCTCCCCAGTTGGTGGCCATGGCTGAGCAGCTCCGAGGGGAGCCCTGGTTTCACGGGAAGCTGAGCCGGCGGGAGGCCGAGGCACTGCTACAGCTCAACGGGGACTTCCTGGTGCGGGAAAGCACGACCACGCCTGGCCAGTACGTGCTCACTGGCCTGCAGAGTGGGCAGCCCAAGCACCTGCTACTGGTGGACCCTGAGGGTGTG GTTCGGACAAAGGATCACCGCTTTGAGAGTGTCAGTCACCTCATCAGCTACCACATGGACAATCACTTGCCCATCATCTCTGCGGGCAGCGAACTGTGTCTCCAGCAACCTGTGGAGCGGAAACTGTGA